The genomic region ATGAATGTAGTGCTCTTCCAACCATTCGTAAAAAAACTGGGAAGGAACTTGGATAGTCAATACCTGTTTATCAAGCTTTACGGGCTTGATTGGTTCAAACCATGTTTTGTATCCTTGGAGGCTAACGTTGTCCTTGATTAAGTCAAGACAGTTTCCCCACACTTCCTCGTGTTTATTACTCATTAGTTAGTACGTCTAGAAAATGGTTTATAATGCGTTTTACAGGTGTGGCAAAATTCCCATGCGCATCTGCCAATAGTGAGGCAAATATTTAGAGAAAAAAGTGAAAAAAAAAGCGATTAAGGGGTTGTGGAATAAAAAAGTTTTACAGTTGGGTTTTTTTTTCACAGTGCTTGATTTTATTGAGTTTCGAAGCTTTTTTATACTACATTCCCGCCACATCCGAATGAGGTAAAAGGCTAAGCCACATCAAAGTGAGTACTCGTGGCAAGTCGAACTTCAAATTCCTCGGTAAGAGGGTACGTAGTTTCCCAATATAAAGCATATTTGTTTTAAACAAGAAGAAACTCGCGTTTATTAACAATCGACGTGAAAGAGCAAGTTGATTTATGACACATACTACCACTTTTAGAGTACGCTATTCTGAGACAGATCGCATGGGCTACATGTACTATGGAAATTACGCTGCCTGGTTTGAAGTCGGCAGGGTAGAACTGCTAAGATCTCTCGGGCTGACCTATAGAAAAATAGAAGACGATGGTGTGATCCTTCCCGTGCGTGATTTTACCGTCCGTTATTTTAAGCCGGTCAAATACGATGATGAGGTTTATTTAAATACCAATCTAACAGATCTTTCCGGTGCTAAAATCACTTTTGATTTTGTTTTGGCGAATGCCCAAGGCGAAAAGCTGTGCACCTCGACCATAGTTCTGGTCTTTTGTGATAAGGATTCAGGCAGACCTACTCGTGCACCACAACAACTAGTTGAAGCTTTTGGAGGTTAAAGGCTTTCCAGCAATGCTTTGTAGAGCTTTTGCATTTCAGCCATATCTTCCTTGTGCACCTTTTCACCCGGTTGGTGATAATTGTCTTCAGGTGGCCCGATGA from Cryomorphaceae bacterium 1068 harbors:
- a CDS encoding thioesterase family protein, with amino-acid sequence MTHTTTFRVRYSETDRMGYMYYGNYAAWFEVGRVELLRSLGLTYRKIEDDGVILPVRDFTVRYFKPVKYDDEVYLNTNLTDLSGAKITFDFVLANAQGEKLCTSTIVLVFCDKDSGRPTRAPQQLVEAFGG